In Topomyia yanbarensis strain Yona2022 chromosome 2, ASM3024719v1, whole genome shotgun sequence, one DNA window encodes the following:
- the LOC131681163 gene encoding protein giant, translating to MAQFMMDLKAEHRTSPSLYHPVSPKMHEIYRPDSTDSGVLDLSKRRDSVETRKTPSPYNSFSEGGSPPLQSSPINSTNQLLMNYHAIHHQPRDLSPKAKIPYESPSHLEQEHNLPARFNPSQGFPINHPMLPKQENFPQRPEIIPYLLQSAGAIPHPPFLRSPLQQTREIDSLSESGSEGQTLAPNMKVTQLKQSPDQTTNSPVTSGPYPMVIGRDGKLTRPFKAYPRDPLSLTAGFMASDSLLDTMSAEKYNIFRKRMLEHIRAANGGQPTVCNPKMRRLNKSLSDASETESVPDKMSEYGEQPSQQATPSEASKSSETANGSNSNGASGTTKDAAYYERRKKNNAAAKKSRDRRRIKEDEITIRAHFLENENMQLRCELAAARKQLALYGVTTVSP from the exons ATGGCTCAATTTATGATGGATCTAAAAGCAG AACACCGCACCAGCCCATCATTATACCACCCAGTATCTCCAAAAATGCACGAAATTTATCGCCCAGACTCAACGGACTCGGGAGTCCTGGATCTATCCAAACGTCGTGATTCCGTGGAAACGCGCAAAACTCCGTCGCCCTACAACAGCTTCAGTGAAGGAGGATCCCCGCCGCTTCAGAGTTCCCCCATCAATTCCACCAATCAACTGCTGATGAACTATCATGCCATTCATCACCAGCCACGCGATCTCTCGCCGAAAGCTAAAATCCCATACGAATCGCCAAGCCATTTGGAACAAGAACATAATCTGCCAGCTAGATTCAATCCGTCTCAAGGATTCCCCATCAATCACCCAATGCTCCCAAAGCAGGAAAATTTTCCTCAACGTCCTGAGATTATTCCGTATCTGCTTCAATCCGCCGGTGCTATACCACATCCACCGTTTCTACGCAGTCCACTACAGCAAACCCGTGAAATTGATTCCCTATCGGAATCCGGCTCCGAAGGTCAAACACTTGCACCGAACATGAAAGTGACCCAGCTGAAACAATCGCCCGATCAAACAACCAATTCACCAGTAACTAGCGGACCCTACCCGATGGTCATCGGTCGCGACGGCAAACTAACTCGGCCCTTCAAAGCATACCCCCGTGACCCACTGAGCCTTACCGCTGGTTTCATGGCCAGTGATTCCCTGCTCGATACCATGTCTGCCGAGAAGTACAACATTTTTCGAAAACGAATGCTCGAACACATTCGTGCTGCCAACGGTGGTCAGCCTACTGTTTGTAACCCCAAAATGCGTCGTCTAAACAAATCCCTCAGCGATGCATCCGAAACGGAAAGCGTACCGGATAAAATGTCGGAATACGGCGAACAACCATCGCAGCAGGCCACGCCCTCCGAGGCGAGCAAATCCAGTGAAACGGCAAACGGCAGCAACAGCAATGGCGCAAGCGGAACAACGAAAGACGCCGCCTACTACGAACGGCGCAAGAAGAACAATGCGGCGGCAAAGAAATCTCGTGATCGTCGACGAATCAAGGAAGACGAGATCACCATTCGGGCGCATTTTCTCGAGAACGAAAACATGCAATTGCGGTGTGAGCTGGCGGCAGCTAGGAAACAGCTGGCACTGTATGGCGTTACGACCGTTTCGCCGTGA